In a genomic window of Wyeomyia smithii strain HCP4-BCI-WySm-NY-G18 chromosome 1, ASM2978416v1, whole genome shotgun sequence:
- the LOC129723021 gene encoding E3 ubiquitin-protein ligase HRD1: MRALGISVMSVALTCLVVGNAYYQKKQFYPSVVYITKSNPSMAVIYIQSLVLVLMLGKLMKKIFLGTLRAAEFEHLMERFWYALTETCLAFTVFRDDFNPKFVALFTVLLFLKSFHWLAEDRVDYMERSPVIGWIFHLRVAGLLACLGVLDYQLISYAYQSTIAKGATVQLVFGFEYAILMTMVLNTAIKYMFHAAELRSDTPWENKAVFLLYTELIIGFIRVVLYVIFVILMVKIYTLPLFAFRPMYYTMRNFKKALNDVILSRRAIRNMNTLYPDATQEELQLSDNICIICREDMINSSKKLPCGHIFHTACLRSWFQRQQTCPTCRLNILRTPLTTINPDPVQSAGNEAGNSVNHEANRSGSAGTTQNVLNNNAPSTIEVPLAMGSTFIPQFPLVGFPSYGIPLPPVPPALDTLTDEELRAMEGNERRHVEERLRHLQNIRTLMDASISLMNQYTALVSRLPPYHVATHSDAARNTDEIVSPDPGTTETLTHRVSPDSSNTYSSYPQESTTAKLEDLGSDDEPGTVKVHLPSTSKEFLITPDQQQQPASQASNTVASRSKGNSLSDSSERSEIRRRRLEKFDTRTNSD; the protein is encoded by the exons ATGCGTGCTTTAGGAATATCTGTTATGAGTGTGGCACTGACGTGTTTAGTGGTGGGTAATGCGTACTATCAGAAAAAACAGTTTTATCCTTCAGTAGTCTACATTACTAAATCTAATCCAAGCATGGCG GTAATTTACATACAGTCTCTTGTATTGGTTTTAATGCTGGGTAaactgatgaaaaaaatatttcttggaACTTTACGCGCTGCAGAATTCGAACACCTTATGGAACGATTTTGGTATGCGTTAACTGAAACTTGTTTAGCCTTTACTGTTTTCAGAGATGATTTTAATCCAAAATTTGTTGCGTTATTCACGGTTCTActgtttctaaaatcatttcacTGGTTAGCAGAAGATCGTGTAGACTAC aTGGAGCGTAGTCCGGTAATAGGCTGGATATTTCACTTAAGAGTTGCAGGTTTACTAGCATGTCTCGGCGTACTTGACTATCAACTTATTTCGTACGCGTATCAATCAACAATTGCTAAGGGTGCCACCGTCCAATTAGTTTTTGGTTTTGAATATGCCATTCTCATGACGATGGTATTGAACACTGCTATCAAGTATATGTTTCATGCTGCGGAATTACGCTCTGACACACCATGGGAGAATAAAGCAGTGTTTTTACTGTATACGGAACTCATCATAGGATTTATCCGGGTAGTACTATATGTCATTTTCGTAATTCTGATGGTGAAGATATACACATTGCCATTATTTGCATTTCGGCCAATGTACTATACAATGCG GAATTTCAAAAAAGCTTTGAACGATGTCATTTTGTCCCGCCGAGCTATTCGAAATATGAACACTTTGTATCCAGATGCTACACAGGAGGAACTACAGCTTTCCGATAATATTTGCATTATTTGCCGAGAAGATATGATTAACAGCTCGAAAAAACTACCTTGCGGCCATATATTCCATACTGCTTGTTTGCGATCCTGGTTTCAACGTCAACAAACGTGTCCAACATGTCGATTAAACATTCTTAGAACTCCCCTAACGACGATCAATCCTGATCCAGTGCAATCAGCTGGTAATGAAGCCGGAAATTCGGTTAACCATGAAGCCAATCGATCAGGCTCAGCTGGTACAACGCAAAATG TTCTGAATAACAATGCGCCAAGCACAATAGAAGTTCCTCTTGCCATGGGTTCAACATTCATCCCCCAGTTTCCACTTGTAGGATTTCCATCATATGGAATACCATTACCTCCAGTTCCCCCTGCTTTAGATACATTGACTGACGAAGAGCTAAGAGCTATGGAGGGGAATGAGCGTCGTCATGTAGAAGAGCGGTTAAGG CATCTTCAAAATATTCGAACTCTTATGGATGCTTCCATATCCTTAATGAATCAATACACCGCTCTGGTGTCTCGATTACCGCCGTATCATGTGGCAACTCATTCTGATGCAGCGAGGAACACTGATGAAATAGTTTCTCCAGATCCAGGTACTACCGAAACACTAACTCATCGGGTTAGTCCAGATTCATCGAATACATATTCATCATACCCTCAAGAATCCACCACTGCAAAATTAGAAGACTTAGGTAGTGATGATGAACCCGGGACAGTCAAAGTACATCTTCCCAGCACGAGCAAGGAATTTCTAATCACACCAGATCAGCAACAACAACCTGCTTCACAGGCATCTAACACCGTAGCTAGTAGAAGCAAAGGCAATTCTTTATCTGACAGTTCTGAAAGAAGTGAAATCCGTCGCAGGAGATTGGAGAAATTTGATACCCGAACCAATTCCGATTAA